In one Babylonia areolata isolate BAREFJ2019XMU chromosome 14, ASM4173473v1, whole genome shotgun sequence genomic region, the following are encoded:
- the LOC143289927 gene encoding TNF receptor-associated factor 2-like isoform X3: MRQPSRSLDLLIFSKQMNPDRGILREMSSIIVKCPNELCIYSRPFKEYIRHETECRFRPVTCDMCGVPFSKQKLKHHKSQECLRRPIKCELCNEKLPFIERMMHLMKCPKVPQPCDQCRKLLAREKMSEHQSRECPNRSVTCPLEECSSSQPLSDFIQHVLREPQASKHLAWVVSRVSDLDTALSQLTEENAAAIHPPPEAPPPSMAETVDRLTQRLEHMERQLQEYLRAAEREGSSRGGGGGGLAGGGVTGGASVVSGGGGGGGGGSHSERSVSSTEAKVNSLEPILCVLHREMAQCIVSMEGAEETISQEAAWRQESEAKVARSETAMAHLSKAIDELELRMGQLEGTVVDMSRDVPDGTLLWRISNFSKVRQEAMKGTTTSITSRPFCTGPIGYKMRVVLYPNGDGVGRGTHLSISLSLMRGPHDALLPWPFAHKVFITLIDQNWKKHVVCEVQPTPHDASFQRPVSSECNPGASSPSGLLLSRLHQPGHAYLKDDTLFIRVTVCTDGLRDHLRQFDPWM, from the exons ATGAGGCAGCCAAGTCGGTCACTTGACTTATTGATTTTCAGCAAGCAG ATGAATCCTGATCGTGGCAtcttgagggagatgagcagcaTCATCGTCAAATGCCCCAATGAGCTGTGCATCTATTCTCGCCCATTTAAAGAATACATT aggCATGAAACAGAGTGCAGATTTCGGCCTGTGACATGCGACATGTGCGGAGTGCCGTTTTCCAAACAGAAACTGAAGCACCACAAAAGCCAGGAGTGTTTGCGGCGGCCCATCAAGTGTGAGCTTTGCAACGAGAAACTGCCCTTCATTGAAAGGATg ATGCACCTGATGAAGTGCCCCAAGGTTCCCCAGCCCTGTGATCAGTGTCGCAAGCTCCTGGCCAGAGAGAAG ATGTCAGAACACCAGAGCAGAGAGTGCCCCAACAGATCTGTCACCTGCCCTCTGGAAGAATGCTCATCATCG CAGCCCCTGAGTGATTTCATCCAGCACGTGTTGAGGGAGCCGCAGGCCTCCAAACACCTGGCCTGGGTCGTCAGCCGAGTGTCTGACCTTGACACTGCGCTGAGCCAACTCACCGAAGAAAACGCTGCAGCCATCCATCCTCCTCCAGAAGCCCCGCCCCCCAGCATGGCCGAGACGGTGGACAGACTGACGCAGAGGCTGGAACACATGGAACGGCAGCTTCAGGAATACCTGAGagcggcggagagagagggaagcagcagaggaggtgggggtgggggactggcaGGGGGAGGAGTGACAGGGGGCGCTTCTGTGGTG agtggcggcggcggcggtggcggtggcggcagTCACAGCGAACGCAGTGTCTCCTCCACGGAGGCCAAGGTGAACTCCCTGGAGCCAATCCTGTGTGTGCTGCACAGGGAAATGGCTCAGTGCATTGTCAGCATGGAAGGTGCCGAGGAAACCATCAGCCAGGAGGCAGCCTGGAGACAGGAATCAGAGGCCAAAGTGGCCCGGTCTGAGACGGCCATGGCCCACTTGTCAAAGGCCATAGACGAGTTGGAGTTAAGGATGGGTCAGCTGGAGGGGACAGTGGTGGACATGAGTCGTGACGTGCCGGACGGAACTCTGCTGTGGAGGATCAGCAACTTCAGTAAG GTTCGCCAGGAAGCCATGAAGGggaccaccaccagcatcacctcCCGCCCCTTCTGCACAGGGCCCATCGGCTACAAGATGAGGGTGGTGCTGTACCCCAACGGGGACGGGGTGGGCAGAGGCACGCACTTGTCCATCTCCCTGAGCCTCATGCGCGGCCCTCACGACGCGCTCCTGCCCTGGCCGTTCGCCCACAAGGTGTTCATCACCCTCATCGATCAGAACTGGAAGAAGCACGTGGTGTGCGAGGTCCAGCCCACCCCGCACGACGCCAGCTTCCAGCGGCCCGTGTCCAGTGAGTGCAACCCGGGTGCAAGCAGCCCATCGGGCCTGTTGCTGAGCAGGCTGCATCAGCCGGGCCACGCCTACCTCAAAGATGACACTCTCTTCATCCGCGTCACCGTGTGCACCGATGGGCTGAGGGACCACCTCAGACAGTTCGATCCGTGGATGTGA